ACGATGACGAAGATGGACTGTCGTCTAGGGACATCAGAAGTGGACCAAGGATTATTGAGATTACCGAGGAAAACTGTGATAGTTTTCATGAGAATTTGGAGTTCTTCGGGAGGAGAAGGGATCACCACTCGGATAGGTACaaggagaggaagaggagctATGCTACAGAGTCAGCTGTGGAACCAGAAGCTGAGGAAGAGAAGGTTGTTGAGAAGTATGAGGTAAGCAGCGAATCCTGATATTTCAGTCCTGAgttctttgttttgttaataTATGGTTTGTCTTCGGAGTGTGGTTTCTTTTTTGAACGTTAATTTATGTACAGGGAAGATTAGAATTTTCTTAGACAAATCGGAGAATTTTTCTCGGAAACTGGAAAGTGTTAgagtttattattgtattttataagaatGAAACGGAAAGATTAATTAATTGGAGAATTGATTACCTCTGTAGAATATATTTGCATTTATTAGACGCTGCTGTTCAACACTTTGACAATCCGtgtttattaatagtaaaatccATGATCTGCTTTTGTTATTTGccgataaaattttaaaattgcatCTATGGAAGTCAATTTTTATTGCTTGGAAACATTGTACTTGtacttgtattatttttaaattgaagagtatctttaaaaaaattataggtAAAAGATTGTGTCGCTAAATCGAAAAGCCTAAACAAACCAAATAAAAACGTGATTGTCtcaaaaaagataaaaagaaaacgcAGCAGGTTTAAGTAAATACTACTCGCGGTAAATTCACAATATAAGTTTTGGAAACGTTGTCCTATAGGCTGAAGTGGCAAAACTCGAGGACACAAAAGTAACGGAGATACACAGACACGCGAGCTTCACGCCAGCAGAGGTACCCAAAGAATCGCCAAAGCAACAAGAAGAATCCGCCGAGTCAAAGGTGCCGTTCGATTCGAACTGTGACAGTTGCGGAAAGAACCAAGACGAATTCTTACATACACAGACACCTGTTACTCGACCCCAAATCACAGTGAAATCTTTCGATATGCCGAACATCGACTGTGACGATCAGGAAATCGAGAAGGTAGTGGTGAAGCAGGAGGCTGAGGAGTCCGCTTACGACGAGTACGCGTACAACTGCGAAGCTACTTCGACGTTGGAGAAACCGAAGAGGCATTCTGCAGAGAAGTCTCATCCTGGCATTGAAAATGTCGTGGAGAAACTGAAAAAGAACGCTGCTGCAGCTCTGCAAGAGACTGCGCCTATCAGGGTTGAAGAGTTAAAAGAAAAAGCCACAGACAACCTGCAGAGACACTCAGAAGCGGCGCCAAGAAAATTGGAGAACGGCCTGAAGAAACACATCCTGAGGTCCTGCGAGAACGTCCAATTCGACACCCATGAAGTTGCGAAGGAGTCCGAAGTTTCTCCCCCAGAAACAAATAGTCCTGCACACGAAACGCAACCCGATCAGTTCAAGTGTTCATCGCCAACTGAAAACGTGGCCTGCGCATCTCCCGTGAATAGACTCGTTCTGTCCAGAGAGTTCTTCTTGAATGATAACAATAACGACACTAggagtaacaataataatatcaaacaaACTGACAATAATGAACCAGTTGTAAAGAAGGAACAAAACTCCTCGGTCGACGCGTGCAAGGCAGAAGGAGTGAAATGTTTCGATAGCAACGCTCACACGCCGAAGAAGCATCGTAGAGTTACAGAAGACGCGTACGATTTATCAGCAGACAATCAGAACCTCAAATCCAGAGCCAATTCTAAGCAGAGACTCGCCGTTGACATCAGTGGGCTGGAGTTGCTGTCGAACAGCATCGAGCAGTTGGAACATCTGaaaccggacactcagagtgccGCTGTAGCAGACGACATAGAGAAATCGCCGATACGGACGAAGATAATATCACCCCACGGagaaagtaacaataataacaacgttgACAGTCCGTTAGGTTTGTTGTGCGCCCTGGCAGAGCAGAGGTTTATGGAGGAAGTAGGGGTCAAAGTGCCCAGAAAGCTAAACCTCGAGAGCTCCGAAGAGATCTCTCGAGCCGGAAGGCTGTTGTTAAATCTGGGTAGAGGGAGTCATCACGAGATAGAGGAAGAAAAGTCGTCGGACAAAAGGAAGTATGATCAGACAGAGGAGAGCGGCCAGGGCTCCAAGAGATTTAAGAGCGACGTGGAGTCAGAAGACGACGAGTCGAAGAGCAACGCGCTGAAGTATGACGAGAAGAACAAGAAGCAGTGCGAGGAGAGGTTGCAGGATGAAACCATGTTCGAAGAGAAGACTAGGAGCATAGAGTTCTCTGAGAGAAGTGTGCGCGCTGATGAAGAGGGCCTTGAAGAGAAACCTGTTGGCAAGAATGGTCCTTATAAGAACTCGGATTACGAGCAGTTTGACGATCCTTACGAACGATGTCAGACGAACGGTGCTTACTGCCAGAGGGAATCCGTTGAGGACAATCTGTCGGACTCTGACATGGAGTCGTACGGCCACAAAGTTTCTTCGGAAGTAATTGAAGCGGCGGAAGACGCTGAAGAGATGGAGGAAGAGAATATGGATGGGAATAGGAGGCTGTCGACAGGAGACTATCGCGATTGTCATGATTATAGGAATCTGCAGGCAAAAATAGACGCGAAGAAGTTTATTGCGCGCAAGGGTCACATGGACAATGACGCTGACTGGCCGAACATGGATGCCATGGAATTGGATATGAGGGTCAGGCTGGCGGATATTCAGAGACAATACAGGGAGAAACAGAAGGAATTGTCCAAGTTGACGCcaaagaaggaagaaaagaagagtCCTGGCAGACCGCGGAAAAAGAGTCATTCCTCGAGGtaggtgtttttttttttcgttcgggttctttatttttttttttttatctgtgCTTCGTTCTGTTACGGTGATGATATTTGTTTTCGCAGTTTTGTGAAAATGGTGatgataatgaaatgaaataattgatgtatttatttaaaatgtgctttgaatattttcattcgtatcacgaaataataattgaaaaacgtTAAAAAGAATGTTTGTCGCAGAAACATTTAATGTTGTGAAGAATTAGAAACTTCCGAGTTTTGTCCTCACTTTTCTGTTTATTACTTCAAATTTTTTGcttgttttttttataagatataataGTTTGCTAAAATATGATTAATAaggatatttcattaaaaatttcttctgaatttgatattttaccTGGATATGCTTAATTTTTTACTTCTCTTGCTCGCATACCtttcttattaaaattctcTGCTACTTCTCGACAGAATTAAATCAGGACTTGCAGTtcgtaattttaaattaaatcattaTAAACCACTTTTAGTTGAAATTACTGTATGAACTATAATAtcattttactgaaaaataatttttcattagcaTCATAAATAGAACTAAATGATCATATAATGTATCTTAATATTTGATGGGtcatatgtattttataattaaaataattatttcattgtttacatTGTTCTCCACAACCTTTCAAACCGTTCGTCATCTTCTGCAGCCATTCAATTAGCTGCCTCGAGGCACAATGCAGAAAAGAGGAACGCgtttaaatatcaaatgaaacGCGACGGtggtataattaatttattacatacgCTGCACACTGAATTGATTAAAGTCATTAAATACAAAAGGAATCGCGAGTTCGTACTctctcaaacattcaaacagaATCGCAACCaacgatttttttctttcgatGTTCTTAGATTGCAACACATACGTGAcgtttataaacttttattttgcaatagAAATGAGAATATACGatgttcgtttcaaataatatttacagtgCAAAGATATGTCTGAGTctataaatgttttcattacCTACTCTATTTTCATTCTACGTTCATCTTTTCGAAGGAAATGCTTAATAAGAAGTGGGATTAAGAACTTTATGATGATCGTTTCTAGTTCCGATCATGGGCCTCTTGCGTCACCGCCGATGTTGGAACCTATATCTTCGCCACAAAAATCGCCCGCGCATTTGTCGGACGGAGCACCACCGCCATTGACCTCGGCTGTCCTAGCTATGCCGAGATGTAACGTAAACTTGGTGAAACTGGGTGAGCCAAGAAGTCACATTAAACTGTTGGACAGTATACCAAGCATTCCGATCCCCGTCCCGCCAGTCGTCTCACCGATTACTGTTCTACCATCGAGCAAAACATCGCAAGACGACGATGAGAAAAGCACTGGAGGGGTGAGTTGCAACGAGCCATTGCCATTATGCTGCAGTGTGTAGGAATCTAGATACGTGGGATTTGTTTAgatatcaatttcaatcatATACTCGAATCAAGTAGAATTTCTGGGAATAAAAGTTTTGTCGtcgttttttttcaatttttcgataaTATCGAGAAATATTCTGTTTACGATCATTACGGTCGGTtatttttggttttttttttgaaaaatcttaAAGCTTTCTTTGAtgataaattttcgaaataaatgagGAGTGAGTTCGTACGTAACGAGTTATTAGAAATAGAACACCTAAATATCTCTGGTAAAATTCGAGGTTGTATAAGAGTGCTGTTACATAGGTGTAATTGAATCTTTTATTCGACGTTACTTTCAATACTACTTgtaaatttctgatattttgttttaaatggtATCATGTACCTTTAATTTTGAACGTTATTTCTTGTGAATCTCTGTATCTGATTAAACATGTTTCTCAATGAATTtctcataaaataataaatatgtgcaTATTGCCTGCTCGATGCGGGAATATCGTGTTCATCGACAGGAAAGCAGTAATTTAACGCAGTAATGCGCACACGTTatgttttcaatatttgaatgGGTTGTCTAGAGAAAAGGCctctattacaaatttttcgaaaactgtTTTTATGATAACAGgatgaaatttaatgtaaagaacagttctacaaagttttgttttctaattaatattctagACATCAATTATGCATAAAAGAAAAGTGAACATTGATGACTGCATGGAAAAATGACTTGTATTACAGTTGATATACCAAATCTTAATAATTCACCGATTTTGCACAAAAATTGATTGCCTATCAGCGAACAGAAAAACAGGACTTGCTTCAATTTTGTgcttttaaaaagtaataaattactaaattattgtgttattatttttatatttcaatttggaAAAATAGCATATGTTACACCAGCCATCTAAAATTTACAATATCTAACATAGGTCTTTCTAGACACCAGTTCATTTACAATTACTTACAAAAACTGTATATTGTTATCGTTATCGACACATTATCATAGCTTATACATTACCCGCAAACATTATACCTATTATTGCAATCAGGAAAATAACATGATACCCAATAAACAGTGATTCATAAATAACATGTTTACAGTTGGGGTATGATACCTCGTCACCGGCGCCAACCGTGGCGAGTTCGAGTTCCGCCTCGAAAAAACGGAAGGTCGGTCGGCCTAGGAAGCTGATGTGCACGTCTGGAAGTGTGAGACACCTTACGGAGACAATAGTCGCGAAGAAACCTAAAAGCAAGAGTTCGCTAGGATACCTCCTGTCGTCGAAGAACAGACATCTCCAAGCGAAAGTAAGTACACCACTTGCGACAGCTGTTTGCTAACATAGAAAATGCATTTTTAAAcataacaattaacaatttacaattaacaatttttaaacgtaACAATTCGTTTGCAGTACGTGAGTAAAACTGCGTACACTCCTCTGCCCTTTAAGGGCGGAATCTCCACGATGAAATCATCGTCAAAGAATCACAAGTCTGCGAAATTAAAACCGAAGCCCGCGAAACAGACGCCACTGCACAACAAGAATGTGATCAGTTCGATACTCGCGGAGAAGGCGAAATTGAGCCAAGAGCTAAAGCTAGAGAAGCAGAGTAAGATGAAGCCTAAACTGAAGACGGAGGTGAAGGTGAAAACTTGGGAGGATGATGAGCCTAGCAGCGTTTTGGAGAACGTGTTGCCCGAATCTGCCCCAGAGGAACCAATAAAGGTAACGTGACAACTGACGTGTCAGTAATATTGAGGTGCACATCCTGCGTTAATACTACAggggaatataaatattaatcagttaactgcgttcgacgagtatacacgtcatcttaaagcttgaaatgatactgattctttcaagGATGAATTCtcacataaacgtgtaattttcctttgttttgctttggtttgttattaaaatattcgtcaTTCGTCCTgtgtctgacgagtatacattttatttcttcattttcttgaaACTATATTCCatggttaacaggttaactctttgcagtcgAATATCGTCATAATGAcgactttaaatatttttcttttctcatatttaaaattatacattgttcaattttttatagaaagaatttttaaagattGGGAAagttctcgtccgcaaagggtgaaattgatgcaaaagttttgacgttttttttGTAAGACAGATGTAAGACAGATTTTAATAGTTagaaaacatttgttatttctttcgaagaaaaaaatttgtttgtgaATCACGtacaaaaaacgtcaaaatttgTGCACCAACccaatataaatacataaagtgATACACAAATGTAtttcatgaatttatattatatatgtctCTCAGTCGGCAATTGATTTAACGCAGGAAGATTGTAAagtacaatattcaatattaaattttgtatgatgcatcacgatatgaaatattaaaataaaataattccgttCCTCAATTTACGTGCGCTTTCTCGTCAAGTCAGCTTCACAAAATGTCgtttgtatctcattagaagatATTCTGTATTTCCAAAAAGACACTTCTAAGGTACAAAGGCTTAAGACCGctttaaatattgaatgaatAAACCAGTACAATACAATATTCGTCAAATGAAGGGATTGACACTAAAACAACCAGACGCATAAtaacccattcctaatttcttccttttgcaattattaaaaatataacagacgtacctctgagaaatcattaaagcaataaatttagcaatacgcaaactgaattgtaaatcaattcaggtctaaatagatgcactcttggagttcctataaagaaatgtcaaaaaatcaatttaactattCGGCAGTTTTAGCgtcgaataatatatataacacatATCTGTACTTCAGGAACTCCCGGTGGAGACGCCAGAGAGCTTGGACGCCGAGTGCGAGAGAAGCAGGCATGAGaaatcgaagaagaagaaacggaaGTCGAGCTTGTCGTCGCCGTCCAGGCACAAGTCGAGCGACCGCGAAAAGAAGGAATCGAAACGCAGAAAATcggtcgagtgcaaagagtgcAAGGAATGCGCGAAAGCGGCGAAGGCCGAGAAGCCTGAGAAGACCGAGAAGCCCGAGAAGACGGAAGTCGTCAACAAGTGCAAATTAACGTCGGCACACTTGGCCATTGACCAGCTGAGGGTTCTTACTGCGATGGGCGGGCTATTTTATGCGGGGAGACTCAGCGCCGTTCAAGCGCCTGACGTTTATGCCATCACGCTGGACGGCGAACGAGGCAATAGACCCCACATCCATTCCAGGGAAGAGATTCTACGGGACGCGGTAATTCACCGTTGATTCATTTCGCTTTTTGTTCGCGCGACGATTTTTCTGCCGGCGAGATTTGCTGATTTCTTGCGCGTTCCGCTGCCGCAGATAGTGGAAGTCTGCCCCGCCTCCACGAAAGAGTTACCGCCTGGTACGCGATTATGCGCCTACTGGAGCCAGCAGTATCGTTGCCTCTACCCAGGCACTTCCGTTGAACCGACGGAACCGGATCCAGAGCTTGACGAAAAGTTTGTCAGCGTGGAATTCGATGATGGGGATAGCGGAAGGATTGCTCTGGACGATATCAGGTTGCTGCAGCCAGATTATCCTGTTGTTGGTAAGACTGATTCAGGTTCACCGTTAGCACATTAACGTTTTGGCAGCGGGAATTCTTGTTTTGAAGAAATAAGCGTTGTCGTTGTGAACGAGGATTCTTGTTTTTCGATGGGAACGTGTTAAGATACTAGATTAtatgttatattgtatattaattacaaaaatacttATTGCAGTATTCATATActgtcgaaatatttttatatctatattaatatatcattgAAGTCCCTCGTTATGTAGGGAAGTTATGGCAAATATTGCCCGATGTGAACGTGTTAGGATATTGTATGTGGCGtcctattttaatctataaatgcacGGAACTTTATAACTATTCGTAATTTAATGCGCTGACTACCATGTCATCAATGGCCAATTACATtttccaaattacaagaaaataattataacttgtagAACAAGTGatctcgaataaaaatgttcagtggcgtaaataattagataatagtgtaacataaGAGTTCTGATtccaaataatttataatttttgttcacCTTTGCTACAGAAAGTGTAAACGATACATAAACCGTTGATATTCCGTTAGTTCTACTAGCTTCACCAGCTTTTATAAGACAGTTATTTGGCACATTTTTGTGTGGAAGATATGAAGGTCATTAGCATTTTTTTTccagtaaaattatgtaattatttttgtatagtgtGTTGGATTTAAACCAATTACAACTGCCTTCTCGTCAATCACAATTACGTCCATTTGCAACGAGTTATGAAGTCTTCATAATTTCGTAAAATTAAAACGTATTGACACTTGCAATCCAACATATCACAATCCatgctttataaaatttttagttATAGATCATTTCTGTATACTTAATTTAACCTTGAACCACAGAGTACGATCCGAATCCTTTGTTGTCACTGGGCAAGCGTCGAAGGCAAACCTCGGTGTCAACCGAAGATAAACGATCAACCAGCAACGTTCAAACAACGACCCCGATAAGCACAAACAATTCGACACACACTATTACCTCTACAACGTGTTGTTATGTCTCGTCGTCCGATGGACAGTCGCTGGAACGACCCAAGTCCGATGACGTGGACGCGAAAGATTTGGAAGAGTATCGCGAGAGGAAACGCATGAAGAAGAGAAGGAGGGACAAGCTGAAGAGATTGCAGGAAGCTcaggaaggaaagaaaaagcATAAAAAGCACAAATGTTGCGAAGAACACAGAAAGCATAAGCATAGAAAACATCGAAAACACAAGCACAAACATAGCCACCACAGCAGCAGTCACAGCGATGGAAGCCATGTCAGGTTTGTTCTGTTCTAAAATTAATAACTCGATGAAAGTCCCATGAATCGTCGGTTAAtcgcattgaatttttcacttgggctttattagaattttcctattaatttatcataaaaaataaGATTAGTATTCATTAGTTGTTGTTAATTAAgttctttcaaatttaaatacttcctTAAATAGGGAATTGTGAGATATCGGGGGATATCGTTTCGTATACTATGcaagtttataatttatagaatatataaaagatttaaataatattacagtgAACCTTAGATAATTCCAGaaacttataattttaaaaacaaggGGACAGTTTTTGTTCATATCGAATAAACAAACTACCTTCATTTATCGACTcgagtaacaaaatattttgagTTCACATTATTCGGTCAAATAacaatatcaatgatattttcaccttttacatggtatttttaaatatcttccAGCAGTGGAGAAAGTTGCTGCGGTCAAAAAAGCGAAGAGGAAGCAGTGAAAGAAGTACCAGTGACTACGGTCGACAAGGAAGACGTAGGAACCGAAGATGAGCAAGTACCACAGGAAGAGGTTATAGAGCTCAGTTCTGAACAAATCAAGGAATCTGTTCGCGAGGAAAAGCATGAGAAGCCCAAGAAATCGGATAAAAAGTCGAAGATTCGGGAACGACAGGAATCGGTGGAAAGTCGGAGTAAAATGGCTGCCTTCTTGCCGGCCAGACAGTTATGGGGATGGGCTGGAAAAGGTTATAGAAGACCTGGTGCTAAAGGAAGGGCCAAGAAACAATTCTTCAGAGCGATTCAACGGGGAAGCGAAACTATTCAGATTGGCGACAGCGCAGTATTTTTGTCGACCGGCAGACCGGACAGACCTTACATTGGCCGTATCGAGTCTATGTGGGAAACTTCCAGTTCCAATATGATCGTGAAGGTCAAATGGTTTTATCATCCCGAGGAGACCGTTGGATGCCCGACAAACTTAAAGTACCCGGTGAGAATGCGATTGTGGACATCTTTCTTGATTTTCGATTTTCAACGAACTGGTAGATGCGCTAAGGAAATaagtttaacaatatttttatcgaaaatgCCAAGAGataatctttaaaattttaaccgGTAATATGGACCTCTTATGATCGgtcttgatttttcattgtgagttttctgaaaatctgaatatttttaagatacttaTTATTAGCTCTAAGATAATacacgaataaaattttaaccgaattttcatatcattatCAATCGCATTTTTTCGTTCACCggctaataaaataacaattgttCTGTTCAGGGCGCGCTCTTCGAATCCCCCCACATGGATGAAAACGACGTACAAACAATCTCTCACAAGTGCGAGGTGCTACCACTTGGAGAATATACGGATAAGCTAGGTAAAGAACCACACAGGTACCTAACTATCTACGACAATAACGACATATATTATTTGGCGGGTTACTACGACCCAACCACGTATCTGTTGACTATGCGGCCGGGGGTTGTTTGAGAACAGCTAAAGCTGACGATTAAGCTAACTGGTGTTACTTAATTGTCGTCAgcaatttgaagaaataaatgcgAAAAAACCGAGAAACGCCACACAGTTGAAGCGTGTCGTTTGCGGCAACGAGGGTTTAGACTCCAGCCGTCATCGAGAGATCGCCGGGTGATTTCAGTGCGGTGAAATTGCGCGAAACGTCGCAAGCAAGCTAAAGATGCTTAGCTTACGGACATTGCAGAACTTTTGGAACGTTCAATGAATCGTACAACTGTACTTTCGACGAAACTTGTGAGTTTCAACCGCAAGGCACAAGCATTGTTTAACACTGCAGTAAACGAGACACTTTGTTTGCTTACGTTAACAccgatttttcttttccttgcGATCACACCATCGTTGGTTTGCATTTAATCGAGCCGGATGAATGCGCAACACAGATCAGCGGTCATTGATTAATCGAGACTATTATCTTGCGTTTTTCGTATGTACTTCGtttaatttaacaatgaatGTCTTTACTTCACCGATGAATTTCCAACCGGAAGACACAGTTCTCACGAACACGCAGTTATTCAGTTATCTTGATTCGCAGTGCGAAGATTGCCGAGATGAACGGGTTACGAGCAAAATGTTTCGAGCGTTTTAACACGTGCAATGAAGAGATGTTTCATTGTCCATGAAATATATATCAGAATACCCGGTattgtgatagttttatatacgatACACCGGTGGGTTGACGATCGCGTCAAGGATTCGATCGTCGCAGGGATTCGAATTGAACGAAGCTGGCGTACGAGAAGCAGGAGGCTTGTGCCTTGTGTAACAGAGTCAAAAACAGAAGCGTCCTAAACGGGTCGCtgtttatcaatatttctgTGACACTTGTATTTCGATGGATGATTAACAAACTGCTGGAGAGAGCAGACACAATTTCGAATACATAAAACATTACGTATAGGAGAGATGCAATAAGTATACCGAGTGGCATTACGACAACGCGAAAGAAGCTATAAAGACTCTCGATTAAAGAATGTTTTATTGACtgtgtatataatacatattatagaGTATATGGATGTTGTACATAAACGTTAAATATCTTAACTATAAAGAAACTCGCCTCTAATTGTTAATCGTTAGACCGGTGTTATATAATACTATCGTCCGACCGCAAGAACAAAATGGCGACCGAAAGATTTCCGCGTGGACATTTTTCGTCGGATCTCCGCGGAGCGAAGAAGACGTACGTGTTGTCAAGGTATCGAACCCCGAGTTTTCCAAATAGAGACTCTTTCCTTTCCAATACTCTCGCGTTCCACGCATACACACAGGGATAACAGTATATGTATGTACTTAGATTAAGAACCGCCTGCTCGCGTCTATCCCTTCGGTACTTCATTGTGGTTCGCGTGTTATCCAGTCTTCTGAGGGAAGA
Above is a genomic segment from Nomia melanderi isolate GNS246 chromosome 8, iyNomMela1, whole genome shotgun sequence containing:
- the wge gene encoding BAH domain and coiled-coil containing protein winged eye isoform X1; translation: MIRVTQQPSGGGGSMLVPPVAQSGDRAVGDTGTRAQQTSGPAAAATLWPLAPAQSNQVPNQQSQGIPPLAATPAPTHSQGVSRYGLYSLFPGGGGGSYVATTPATPGPPTPARAYHATTHKVSESVFSAAVGVGVGGYTWGAPTPPPGSPYSPVPVTQLELLAKNLASLAPPGQQALSLQGVGVNVGSLHHAQHTQHTQHTQHTLNLTGLHHLHHGGLHQNTFSPHLSLVTGNTPTLTINSFSSPNSTGNVVPTTGVVLQEYQSPTGSATGCSVTVNGTTSCPTSSTTSTMVMQGGDQTAGNQVVQATGKKREAFLPSQGQPVKLENKSTRQPCVCRNSGKTKVVHSDAGCSRTLPVASSWNGQDANCNNNATGAGNIVKREPLTSVPCQVAEVSTSLHATTTSVKIEPVPPKSENGIVVSNAGAGGVPVGIAVARQRLQHQETSTSMRNVSLSHHTSHHASYHHFQPDNLGSSTAMAVGGATLVHCGGPGGEDRPAHLAIPSGALAPSLNATLGSSLNSSLNSSLNSTLGSIGAAASAATAAAAAAAAAWPPTLWQYPAAAAAAAAAAAAMPMEPVGFPQMGVGVQGGLQLVRDPNTGHLLLIHAAEQMQQAVVWPNYSNHNSGNVAPPPLLLPPPPPPPPPPPSLQLLSDIGGARLVLTESKRKQQSTLPIVKIEADCGNSPTTIITSTESTKALQTVTSMTGAIVPDAPLVTTLHYYPHAPALVQISQAEPTHCRSQQRNSFLSKATSPVSCLTPPPEVTTIHAIEPPEVVPPIVGVQDASNQTDSPEPEDQEPPPPQPPTDACVKQEQTSIMSPCQVLNPTNLSAAAANLANLANFEVVAPAPDKVCNVVRIMTTTTTTVNPTVCNFVGKVDKAENTVINMIDCPKYAVTKECRSVTAIDRTIEHVVRHTDRQHDDRGHLDEDDDDEDGLSSRDIRSGPRIIEITEENCDSFHENLEFFGRRRDHHSDRYKERKRSYATESAVEPEAEEEKVVEKYEAEVAKLEDTKVTEIHRHASFTPAEVPKESPKQQEESAESKVPFDSNCDSCGKNQDEFLHTQTPVTRPQITVKSFDMPNIDCDDQEIEKVVVKQEAEESAYDEYAYNCEATSTLEKPKRHSAEKSHPGIENVVEKLKKNAAAALQETAPIRVEELKEKATDNLQRHSEAAPRKLENGLKKHILRSCENVQFDTHEVAKESEVSPPETNSPAHETQPDQFKCSSPTENVACASPVNRLVLSREFFLNDNNNDTRSNNNNIKQTDNNEPVVKKEQNSSVDACKAEGVKCFDSNAHTPKKHRRVTEDAYDLSADNQNLKSRANSKQRLAVDISGLELLSNSIEQLEHLKPDTQSAAVADDIEKSPIRTKIISPHGESNNNNNVDSPLGLLCALAEQRFMEEVGVKVPRKLNLESSEEISRAGRLLLNLGRGSHHEIEEEKSSDKRKYDQTEESGQGSKRFKSDVESEDDESKSNALKYDEKNKKQCEERLQDETMFEEKTRSIEFSERSVRADEEGLEEKPVGKNGPYKNSDYEQFDDPYERCQTNGAYCQRESVEDNLSDSDMESYGHKVSSEVIEAAEDAEEMEEENMDGNRRLSTGDYRDCHDYRNLQAKIDAKKFIARKGHMDNDADWPNMDAMELDMRVRLADIQRQYREKQKELSKLTPKKEEKKSPGRPRKKSHSSSSDHGPLASPPMLEPISSPQKSPAHLSDGAPPPLTSAVLAMPRCNVNLVKLGEPRSHIKLLDSIPSIPIPVPPVVSPITVLPSSKTSQDDDEKSTGGLGYDTSSPAPTVASSSSASKKRKVGRPRKLMCTSGSVRHLTETIVAKKPKSKSSLGYLLSSKNRHLQAKYVSKTAYTPLPFKGGISTMKSSSKNHKSAKLKPKPAKQTPLHNKNVISSILAEKAKLSQELKLEKQSKMKPKLKTEVKVKTWEDDEPSSVLENVLPESAPEEPIKELPVETPESLDAECERSRHEKSKKKKRKSSLSSPSRHKSSDREKKESKRRKSVECKECKECAKAAKAEKPEKTEKPEKTEVVNKCKLTSAHLAIDQLRVLTAMGGLFYAGRLSAVQAPDVYAITLDGERGNRPHIHSREEILRDAIVEVCPASTKELPPGTRLCAYWSQQYRCLYPGTSVEPTEPDPELDEKFVSVEFDDGDSGRIALDDIRLLQPDYPVVEYDPNPLLSLGKRRRQTSVSTEDKRSTSNVQTTTPISTNNSTHTITSTTCCYVSSSDGQSLERPKSDDVDAKDLEEYRERKRMKKRRRDKLKRLQEAQEGKKKHKKHKCCEEHRKHKHRKHRKHKHKHSHHSSSHSDGSHVSSGESCCGQKSEEEAVKEVPVTTVDKEDVGTEDEQVPQEEVIELSSEQIKESVREEKHEKPKKSDKKSKIRERQESVESRSKMAAFLPARQLWGWAGKGYRRPGAKGRAKKQFFRAIQRGSETIQIGDSAVFLSTGRPDRPYIGRIESMWETSSSNMIVKVKWFYHPEETVGCPTNLKYPGALFESPHMDENDVQTISHKCEVLPLGEYTDKLGKEPHRYLTIYDNNDIYYLAGYYDPTTYLLTMRPGVV